A single Triticum dicoccoides isolate Atlit2015 ecotype Zavitan chromosome 2A, WEW_v2.0, whole genome shotgun sequence DNA region contains:
- the LOC119359148 gene encoding UDP-glycosyltransferase 85A2-like, whose protein sequence is MAMATSSKPAKTTTPHILLLPYPAQGHVNPFLRLAKALHARGLHVTFVHTEHNHGRLLRSRGLGAVTAPADGFRFETIPDGLPRSDHDATQDIWALCEATRRACPGHLRALVERLGRTEGVPPVTCVVADGAMGFAVHAAKDMGLPAYLFFTPSACGFLCYLNFDQLVKRGYVPFKDESCFTNGYLDTPVDWITGMISNLRLRDFPTFIRTTNADDVMLTINIKQCELDAPAADGILLNTYDDLERAALDAIRERLPNTFVVGPLGPEVSPPSYLPSLTSSLWKEDDRCVEWLDAQAADGSVMYVNFGSITVVTRDQMVEFARGLADAGSPFLWVVRPDMVRDGGNDDGKMPVPDGFAEEVAGRGLMVGWCDQEAVLGHRATGGFLSHCGWNSTLESLCAGVPMLCWPFFSEQVTNCRYACEEWGVGVQMPREAGRGEVEAAVKELMGDGDKAVAMRRKAAEWKEKAVKAVVVVGSSQRDLERFVDEIARVKG, encoded by the exons ATGGCCATGGCGACGTCCTCGAAGCCGGCCAAGACGACGACGCCGCACATCCTGCTGCTCCCCTACCCGGCGCAGGGCCACGTGAACCCGTTCCTTCGTCTCGCCAAGGCCCTGCACGCGCGGGGGCTCCACGTCACCTTCGTCCACACGGAGCACAACCACGGCCGCCTCCTCCGCTCCCGCGGCCTCGGCGCTGTCACGGCCCCCGCCGACGGCTTCCGGTTCGAGACGATCCCCGACGGGCTCCCCCGTTCCGACCACGACGCCACGCAGGACATCTGGGCGCTGTGCGAGGCCACGCGCCGGGCGTGTCCTGGCCACCTCAGGGCGCTCGTCGAGAGGCTCGGGAGGACGGAGGGGGTCCCCCCGGTCACCTGCGTCGTCGCCGACGGCGCCATGGGGTTCGCGGTGCACGCGGCCAAGGACATGGGGCTGCCGGCGTACCTCTTCTTCACCCCCAGCGCCTGCGGCTTCCTGTGCTACCTCAACTTCGATCAGCTTGTCAAGCGAGGATACGTGCCATTCAAAG ATGAGAGCTGCTTCACCAACGGGTACCTGGACACCCCGGTGGACTGGATCACTGGCATGATCAGCAACCTCCGCCTACGTGACTTCCCGACGTTCATCCGTACTACCAACGCTGACGATGTGATGCTAACCATCAACATCAAGCAATGCGAGCTCGACGCCCCCGCCGCTGACGGTATCCTCCTCAACACCTACGACGACCTCGAGCGCGCCGCGCTGGACGCAATCCGCGAGCGCCTGCCCAACACCTTCGTCGTCGGGCCCCTCGGCCCGGAGGTCTCACCACCATCGTACCTCCCCTCACTCACCTCGAGCTTGTGGAAGGAGGACGACCGGTGCGTCGAGTGGCTAGACGCGCAGGCGGCAGACGGTTCCGTGATGTACGTCAACTTCGGGAGCATCACCGTGGTGACGAGGGACCAGATGGTGGAGTTCGCTCGAGGGCTAGCCGACGCTGGCAGCCCATTCCTGTGGGTTGTCCGGCCTGACATGGTGCGCGACGGCGGCAATGATGATGGCAAGATGCCGGTGCCGGATGGGTTCGCAGAGGAGGTCGCGGGACGAGGGCTGATGGTGGGGTGGTGCGACCAGGAGGCGGTGCTGGGCCACCGCGCGACCGGGGGTTTCCTGAGCCACTGTGGTTGGAACTCGACGTTGGAGAGCCTGTGCGCTGGCGTGCCGATGTTGTGCTGGCCCTTCTTCTCAGAGCAGGTGACCAACTGCCGGTACGCGTGCGAGGAGTGGGGTGTGGGCGTCCAGATGCCGCGCGAGGCCGGGCGGGGAGAGGTTGAGGCTGCCGTGAAGGAGCTGATGGGCGACGGGGATAAGGCAGTGGCAATGAGGAGGAAGGCAGCGGAGTGGAAGGAGAAGGCCGTGAAGGCGGTCGTAGTGGTGGGGTCATCACAACGGGACCTCGAAAGGTTCGTCGACGAAATTGCGCGTGTCAAGGGCTAG